From one Mesomycoplasma ovipneumoniae genomic stretch:
- a CDS encoding ABC transporter permease subunit — protein sequence MIKKKINFSIFSNFFFKKLEKNTSKSLSEKILSTFWAIFFGILVSFIFIWSFGYNPLRVYYTIVFKIAFAWNEVRNLLLITSIFIFASIAIAIPFKSGLFNIGLPAQMMISGIVSLMIVLNLTSINIYARLLIAALLGILTSGILGALVGILKSYLKINEVISTILLNWIIFYIGKFFLTSTSLDIGFKTTTLTSQTINETAFLTSIFLTLNFSIIMLFLSLLFAFLIWFVLQKTSIGLSIKITGQNKDAANYAGINNKKTTIAVMTFSGIVGGIAGFAWYVFYRRSFTIQAGMPREGFDAILLALLAFNSPFGIIPISFFYSVLLIGTNALEAHSIALNQQTTQIIIGIIVYLSAISVIFIHFKPLKWTMNVWYLSRTGRFFSAKNAKNINTKPTSPGHSNLSLLLIKPEKKEKISNLQTEITNFENIKAELLTLFLDQKVNIFWIYRKIQKINIKLFLLKRAYLKIKNYENTAIWKQKKKELKNNFDLDSALKSKNVEEKLAFFEQINQKRRKLNIELNELGYFDAKNNFNAFWQQIIEHHLQFRSLKSEIIQNFKADQKAKKPLKTEEK from the coding sequence ATGATTAAGAAAAAAATTAATTTTTCTATTTTTTCTAATTTTTTCTTTAAAAAATTAGAAAAAAACACCTCTAAAAGCTTATCTGAAAAGATTTTGTCTACTTTTTGGGCAATTTTCTTTGGAATTTTAGTTTCTTTTATTTTTATCTGATCATTTGGATACAATCCGCTTAGAGTTTATTATACTATTGTTTTTAAGATCGCCTTTGCCTGAAATGAAGTTAGAAATTTGCTATTAATTACGTCAATTTTCATTTTTGCTAGTATTGCAATTGCAATTCCTTTTAAATCGGGGTTATTTAATATCGGTCTTCCGGCGCAAATGATGATTTCAGGGATAGTTTCCTTGATGATTGTTTTAAATTTGACATCAATTAATATTTATGCTCGGTTATTAATAGCCGCACTTTTAGGTATTTTAACAAGCGGAATTCTGGGTGCACTAGTTGGTATTCTTAAATCTTATTTGAAAATAAATGAGGTTATTTCAACAATTTTATTAAATTGAATAATTTTTTATATCGGTAAATTTTTCCTTACATCAACAAGTCTTGACATCGGATTTAAAACTACAACACTAACTTCACAAACTATAAACGAGACGGCATTTTTAACATCAATATTTTTAACCCTTAATTTTTCAATAATAATGCTATTTTTATCATTATTATTTGCATTTTTAATCTGATTTGTTTTGCAAAAAACTTCAATTGGCCTTTCAATAAAAATTACTGGTCAAAACAAAGATGCTGCAAATTATGCCGGAATTAATAACAAAAAAACTACTATAGCCGTGATGACTTTTTCAGGAATTGTCGGCGGGATTGCCGGTTTTGCCTGGTATGTTTTTTACAGACGATCCTTTACAATTCAGGCTGGAATGCCACGAGAAGGTTTTGATGCTATTTTATTAGCGCTTTTAGCCTTTAATTCACCTTTTGGAATAATCCCGATATCCTTTTTTTACTCAGTTCTTCTAATTGGAACAAATGCACTTGAGGCTCATTCAATCGCCCTAAATCAACAAACAACACAAATTATTATTGGAATTATAGTGTATTTATCTGCTATATCCGTTATCTTTATTCATTTTAAGCCTCTAAAATGAACGATGAATGTTTGATACTTGTCTAGAACAGGCCGATTTTTCAGTGCTAAAAATGCAAAAAATATAAACACAAAGCCAACAAGCCCTGGCCACAGTAATTTAAGTTTATTGCTGATAAAACCTGAAAAAAAGGAAAAAATTAGTAATTTGCAAACAGAAATTACTAATTTTGAAAACATTAAAGCAGAACTTTTAACTTTATTTTTAGACCAAAAAGTTAATATTTTTTGAATTTACCGAAAAATTCAAAAAATAAATATTAAACTTTTCTTATTAAAAAGAGCGTACTTAAAAATTAAAAATTATGAGAATACTGCAATTTGAAAGCAAAAAAAGAAAGAATTAAAAAACAATTTTGACCTAGATTCAGCACTCAAGTCTAAAAATGTTGAAGAAAAATTAGCCTTTTTTGAGCAAATTAACCAAAAAAGGCGTAAATTAAATATCGAACTAAATGAGTTAGGTTACTTTGATGCTAAAAATAATTTCAATGCCTTTTGACAGCAAATTATTGAACATCACTTGCAGTTTCGCAGTTTAAAATCTGAAATTATTCAAAATTTTAAAGCAGACCAAAAAGCTAAAAAACCTTTAAAAACGGAGGAAAAATAA
- a CDS encoding thymidine kinase has product MYKKFFEGIIEVITGPMFSGKSDELIKRIKILTYANIKILVIKPLIDNRFSDCEIVSRSGLRIPTFSAKTTQEIKDLFAKEKYGAIAIDEIQFFSEDIIPFLDKIANKGIRVIVSGLDQDFRRKPFGVLPNLMAIAENVTKLQAVCTICKRAATTTARLVKSEKQNLIGDSAEYEARCRACHNL; this is encoded by the coding sequence ATGTACAAAAAATTTTTCGAAGGTATTATTGAAGTTATTACCGGCCCAATGTTTTCGGGCAAATCTGACGAACTAATTAAAAGAATAAAAATTCTAACTTATGCAAATATTAAGATTTTAGTAATAAAGCCTTTAATTGACAACCGTTTTTCTGATTGCGAAATTGTTTCGCGCTCAGGTCTGAGAATTCCAACTTTTAGCGCCAAGACAACTCAAGAAATAAAAGATCTATTTGCAAAAGAAAAATATGGGGCAATTGCAATTGACGAGATTCAATTTTTTAGCGAAGATATTATCCCCTTTTTGGACAAAATTGCAAACAAAGGAATCCGCGTGATTGTCAGCGGCCTTGACCAGGATTTTCGCCGTAAACCTTTTGGGGTTTTGCCAAATTTAATGGCAATTGCCGAAAATGTCACAAAATTACAGGCAGTTTGTACAATTTGCAAACGCGCTGCAACCACAACGGCTCGCCTGGTTAAGTCAGAAAAACAAAACTTAATTGGTGATAGTGCCGAATACGAGGCGCGCTGTCGTGCCTGCCATAACTTGTAA
- a CDS encoding HPr family phosphocarrier protein, whose protein sequence is MEIISGTVIDKLGFHARPASKVAKLATTFKSQIKIISGEKSGNAKSIMNIMALGIKMGSNFTIEVSGEDEITAAKAIKELIIAEKLILE, encoded by the coding sequence ATGGAAATAATTTCAGGAACAGTAATAGACAAACTTGGTTTTCACGCCCGCCCTGCTTCAAAAGTTGCAAAATTAGCAACAACATTCAAATCACAAATTAAAATCATATCTGGTGAAAAATCAGGTAATGCCAAATCAATTATGAATATAATGGCTCTTGGAATTAAAATGGGATCAAATTTTACCATTGAAGTTTCAGGTGAAGACGAAATTACTGCCGCAAAAGCGATCAAAGAATTAATTATTGCTGAAAAATTAATTCTTGAATAA
- a CDS encoding ABC transporter permease has product MTLETVIPILALFFVFFSIITTGSIAGLYSEKAGVVNIAINGVMIIGATVYGLFSILFDVSNMAMQLILIPLAALFSGLFSLLHGFLTIKLKGNHIISGVALNILAPAIAFALLKIYGNSSRFESPVNELAFGPHRTFLNIFSLKLLIVTALIFVTWFVFSKTKFGLRFSAVGENPHAVAAAGINVNRMKWLGVFLSGLIAGIAGAFYFQYLGSSFTGDVQGLGFLSLTILIMGRWKIILIVIYGLIFSFLYTISISLAGNFGDFLAIIEAAPYLVTILILGLTSRKDLAPKALGIPYDKSLK; this is encoded by the coding sequence ATGACTTTAGAAACAGTTATTCCAATTTTAGCACTTTTCTTTGTTTTTTTCTCAATAATAACAACCGGATCGATAGCAGGACTTTATAGTGAAAAAGCTGGGGTTGTAAACATTGCAATCAACGGAGTTATGATTATTGGGGCGACAGTTTATGGTCTTTTTTCAATTCTTTTTGATGTTTCAAACATGGCGATGCAATTGATTTTAATCCCACTTGCAGCGCTTTTTTCAGGATTATTTTCGCTACTGCACGGATTTTTAACAATAAAACTAAAAGGAAATCATATTATTTCAGGGGTAGCGCTTAACATTTTGGCGCCAGCAATTGCATTTGCACTGCTTAAAATTTATGGAAATAGTAGCCGCTTTGAGTCACCAGTAAATGAACTTGCCTTTGGCCCACACAGAACATTTTTGAACATTTTTTCACTAAAATTACTAATTGTAACAGCGCTAATTTTTGTAACTTGGTTTGTTTTTTCCAAAACAAAATTTGGACTTAGATTTTCAGCTGTTGGGGAAAATCCACATGCCGTTGCTGCAGCTGGAATTAATGTCAATAGAATGAAATGGCTTGGAGTTTTTCTTTCAGGTCTAATTGCCGGAATTGCAGGTGCTTTTTATTTCCAGTATCTCGGCTCTTCTTTTACAGGCGACGTTCAGGGACTAGGATTTTTATCGCTAACAATTTTAATTATGGGCCGTTGAAAAATAATTTTAATTGTAATTTACGGCTTAATTTTCTCATTTTTATACACAATTTCAATTAGTCTAGCCGGAAATTTTGGTGACTTTTTAGCAATTATTGAAGCTGCACCATATTTAGTTACAATTTTGATTTTAGGTCTTACTTCCAGAAAAGATCTAGCGCCAAAAGCACTCGGAATACCTTATGATAAATCTTTAAAATAA
- a CDS encoding inorganic diphosphatase — translation MQKKVILVDIEIEKGSNIKYEIDPKTKKLVVDRILRGDFVYPANYGSIPETLDWDGDPLDVLVYSSQKFLPGSQLNARILGALEMIDDGEIDTKLIAVHHDDYRLDHINSMDGLPQEWLDSIHYFFSNYKNWKRPGITKVSKFISLDEAIKEFETCTKLYEDFHHYSKEDFLKAMQEKFPEKYQK, via the coding sequence ATGCAAAAAAAAGTAATTTTAGTTGATATTGAAATTGAAAAAGGGTCAAACATCAAATATGAAATTGACCCTAAAACTAAAAAATTAGTTGTTGATAGAATTCTTCGTGGTGATTTTGTTTATCCGGCTAACTATGGGAGCATTCCTGAGACACTAGATTGAGACGGCGATCCATTAGATGTTTTAGTTTATTCTAGTCAAAAATTTTTACCCGGATCACAACTAAACGCTAGAATTTTAGGCGCCCTTGAAATGATAGATGACGGCGAGATTGACACAAAATTAATTGCAGTTCATCATGATGACTATCGTTTAGATCATATTAATTCAATGGACGGTCTACCTCAGGAGTGATTAGATTCAATTCATTATTTTTTTAGCAATTATAAAAATTGAAAACGACCCGGAATTACAAAAGTCTCAAAATTTATTTCTCTTGATGAGGCGATTAAAGAATTTGAAACTTGCACTAAACTTTATGAAGATTTTCACCATTATTCAAAAGAAGATTTTCTTAAAGCAATGCAAGAAAAATTCCCGGAAAAATATCAAAAATAA
- a CDS encoding BMP family ABC transporter substrate-binding protein: protein MKTKWNKFLKLGLVMPISVIGVIASCGNGNSNDGAKQTPESPSNPGSGQTQTITDVSKISNLVSSRKDEISAAKADPSKHFAMNIAIVTADGTVTDKSFNQSSWEAIQQIAAITGGEITSIDSSTDSLSQKYNSLINTNKNIWVLSGFQHNEALQSWLAIPENKQSFTSKKIIVIGIDLPGLDDVIPQGQYIRLNYKSEEAGYLAGYANAAFLAAKYPNDAAKRSAITVGGGAFAAVTDFIAGYLAGIKAYNAANPTKKTKITANTIKLDTNFAVNATSKQTLEGLAASGSPSTLLAVAGPLTGVFADIAAGDHDRFLIGVDTDQSLVYTNATRRFFTSILKNLGYSLFSVLADLYTKKTNSKYLGGFVQSQKNAFVKLGYKDKFVDIANPTLPDSDKTLSNKAIEDAKKHFDEKTANSTDVRKTLDIPEMDKDQQARIDKLVSEINK from the coding sequence ATGAAAACTAAGTGAAACAAGTTTTTAAAACTAGGTTTAGTTATGCCAATTTCTGTAATTGGAGTTATTGCTAGTTGCGGTAATGGTAACTCAAATGATGGTGCAAAACAAACTCCTGAATCACCAAGCAACCCAGGTTCAGGCCAAACACAAACAATTACCGATGTTTCCAAGATTTCTAATTTAGTTTCATCCCGCAAAGATGAAATAAGCGCAGCAAAAGCAGATCCTTCCAAACATTTTGCAATGAATATCGCAATTGTAACAGCTGATGGAACTGTTACTGACAAGTCTTTTAATCAGTCAAGTTGAGAAGCGATTCAACAAATTGCCGCAATAACAGGCGGAGAAATCACTTCGATTGATAGTAGTACTGATAGTTTATCACAAAAATATAATTCCTTAATTAACACAAATAAAAACATTTGAGTTCTTTCTGGATTTCAACATAATGAAGCTCTACAATCTTGACTTGCTATTCCAGAAAATAAACAATCATTTACTAGTAAAAAAATAATTGTTATTGGAATTGACTTACCTGGTTTGGATGATGTAATTCCGCAAGGTCAATACATCCGTTTAAATTATAAATCTGAAGAAGCAGGATATCTTGCAGGTTATGCAAATGCAGCATTTTTAGCCGCTAAATATCCAAATGATGCAGCCAAACGTTCTGCAATAACCGTAGGTGGTGGTGCTTTTGCTGCTGTTACTGACTTTATTGCTGGATATTTGGCCGGAATTAAAGCATATAATGCCGCAAACCCTACCAAAAAAACTAAAATTACCGCTAATACAATCAAATTAGATACAAATTTTGCTGTCAATGCAACAAGTAAACAAACACTTGAAGGTTTAGCGGCAAGTGGTTCTCCTTCAACGTTGCTAGCAGTGGCCGGTCCACTAACAGGTGTTTTTGCAGATATTGCCGCAGGAGATCATGATCGTTTTTTAATAGGGGTTGATACTGATCAGTCACTTGTTTATACAAATGCAACAAGAAGATTTTTCACATCAATTTTGAAAAATTTAGGATATTCACTTTTTTCAGTTCTTGCCGATCTATACACTAAAAAAACAAATTCAAAATATTTAGGCGGATTTGTTCAATCTCAAAAAAATGCATTTGTAAAACTTGGATATAAGGATAAATTTGTCGACATTGCCAATCCAACCCTACCAGATTCAGATAAAACTTTATCCAATAAAGCAATCGAAGATGCAAAAAAACATTTTGATGAAAAAACAGCAAACTCAACTGATGTTCGTAAAACATTAGATATTCCAGAAATGGACAAAGATCAACAAGCTCGAATTGATAAGCTAGTTTCTGAAATTAATAAATAA
- the whiA gene encoding DNA-binding protein WhiA: MTFSQQAKLEILANRLTRPKFNSLVKGLIFSSSLDDDSNFFILRINKNEINSRLIEIFRKFQLFFSETKKNKNWICIEKKLIKIDKTPENIQYFFAGLFIGGGSISPLGSKSYHLEISFLDKTKCEKVLNILRQNQLEFTFKQIFYQNRLKIYLKKVNEIIYFLMAIGALEQASKLEILRIERDHYLNANRITNFDIKNAKKISESSTNFIKKWNLIKKYNLTSQFSDQELIFFEMRKKNPELSLQEICEILKKEYNIIRTKAGLNYWLVKSNKILEKGVKNAQ; encoded by the coding sequence ATGACTTTCAGTCAACAAGCAAAACTTGAAATTTTAGCAAATCGACTAACTCGACCAAAATTTAATTCCTTAGTTAAAGGTTTAATTTTTTCATCATCGCTAGATGATGATTCAAACTTTTTTATACTAAGAATTAACAAAAATGAAATTAATTCTCGATTAATTGAAATTTTTCGAAAATTTCAATTGTTTTTTTCAGAAACTAAAAAAAACAAAAATTGGATCTGTATTGAGAAAAAATTAATTAAAATTGACAAAACACCTGAGAATATTCAATATTTTTTTGCCGGACTTTTCATAGGAGGAGGTTCGATTTCACCCTTAGGGTCAAAATCTTACCACCTTGAAATTTCATTTTTAGATAAAACAAAATGTGAAAAAGTTCTAAATATTTTGCGCCAGAATCAATTAGAATTCACTTTTAAGCAAATTTTTTATCAGAACCGCTTAAAAATTTACTTAAAAAAAGTTAACGAAATAATTTATTTTTTAATGGCTATCGGTGCACTTGAACAAGCTTCAAAATTAGAAATTTTGAGAATTGAACGTGATCATTATCTTAATGCTAACAGAATCACAAACTTTGACATAAAAAATGCCAAAAAGATAAGTGAATCATCAACAAACTTTATTAAAAAATGAAATTTAATTAAAAAATACAATCTAACATCGCAATTTAGCGACCAAGAATTAATTTTCTTTGAAATGAGGAAAAAAAATCCTGAATTAAGTTTACAAGAAATTTGTGAAATTCTAAAAAAAGAGTATAATATTATTAGAACAAAAGCAGGCCTAAACTATTGGCTTGTGAAGTCTAATAAAATTTTAGAAAAAGGAGTGAAAAATGCACAATAG
- a CDS encoding ABC transporter ATP-binding protein, translating into MDREENVIEFIGVSKKFGNFFANKNISFKVKKNTIHALIGENGAGKSTLMSTLFGIYTPDEGQIKVNGKQSFIDNPNRASDLGIGMVHQHFKLVDAYTNFENIILGQEFTHRGVLNRQSAREKIKKIQQIYNIEFDLDQKTGDASVVVKQKIEIIKILYRDSDILIFDEPTAILSPQEIDSFLDILRFFIKNGKTIIFISHKLSEVKQVANSATVLRHGEVVANFENLENISISEMTAAMVGKKVVSSKNLLKKDFTQVGLKVENLSASFDKKIENLNFEIHKGEIFAIAGIEGNGQLEVELAISGLINSTGKILVYNQKNEPINLENSSVSSRFGLISYVPSDRHKYGIVLDLPNLDNSIIRNMRNEKYVSKKYIKTQKVQELYDKIVELFDVRGDKTGQKNSRLLSGGNQQKFVLGREILTDHEVLLIVQPTRGLDIGAINLVHQKILEEKSENKTILLISYELDEVLALADTICVINKGQISKKYFANEIDRYKIGRLMAGLNHD; encoded by the coding sequence ATGGACAGAGAAGAAAATGTAATTGAGTTTATTGGCGTTTCAAAAAAATTTGGCAACTTTTTTGCTAATAAAAATATTAGCTTTAAAGTTAAAAAAAACACAATCCACGCACTAATTGGGGAAAATGGTGCCGGAAAATCAACACTTATGTCCACTCTTTTTGGAATTTATACACCAGATGAGGGACAAATAAAAGTAAACGGAAAGCAATCATTTATTGACAATCCTAATCGTGCAAGCGACTTAGGAATAGGAATGGTTCATCAACATTTTAAACTAGTTGATGCTTATACTAATTTTGAAAACATTATTTTAGGTCAGGAATTTACCCATCGCGGTGTTCTAAATCGACAATCTGCCCGTGAAAAAATAAAAAAAATACAGCAAATTTACAATATTGAATTTGATTTAGACCAAAAAACTGGCGATGCTTCCGTGGTTGTAAAACAGAAAATTGAAATTATAAAAATTTTATATCGCGACTCAGATATCTTAATTTTTGACGAACCAACAGCAATTTTATCACCACAAGAAATTGATTCCTTTTTAGATATTTTAAGATTTTTTATTAAAAACGGTAAAACAATAATTTTTATATCACATAAATTATCTGAAGTTAAACAAGTTGCAAATTCCGCGACCGTTTTGCGTCATGGCGAAGTCGTCGCTAACTTTGAAAATCTCGAAAACATTAGTATTTCCGAGATGACTGCGGCAATGGTTGGTAAAAAAGTTGTCAGCTCAAAAAATTTACTCAAAAAAGATTTCACTCAAGTTGGACTAAAAGTCGAAAATCTTAGTGCTTCTTTTGATAAAAAAATCGAAAATTTAAACTTTGAAATTCATAAAGGTGAAATTTTTGCAATTGCAGGTATTGAAGGCAACGGTCAACTTGAGGTCGAACTTGCAATTTCAGGTCTAATTAATTCAACAGGTAAAATTTTGGTTTATAATCAAAAAAACGAACCTATAAACTTAGAAAATTCAAGTGTTTCTTCTCGTTTTGGTTTGATTTCTTATGTTCCTAGTGACCGCCATAAATACGGAATAGTTTTAGATTTGCCAAATTTAGATAATTCAATAATAAGAAACATGCGAAATGAAAAATATGTTTCAAAAAAATACATAAAAACTCAAAAAGTTCAAGAATTATACGATAAAATTGTTGAACTTTTTGATGTAAGAGGTGATAAAACCGGCCAAAAAAATTCTCGACTTTTATCTGGAGGTAACCAGCAAAAATTTGTTCTGGGCCGCGAAATTTTAACTGATCACGAAGTACTTTTAATAGTTCAGCCAACTCGTGGACTTGATATCGGGGCGATAAATTTAGTTCATCAAAAAATTCTTGAAGAAAAAAGCGAAAATAAAACAATTTTACTCATTTCATACGAGCTTGATGAAGTTTTGGCCCTAGCTGATACAATTTGCGTTATCAATAAAGGACAAATTTCTAAAAAATATTTTGCAAATGAAATTGACCGTTACAAAATAGGTAGACTAATGGCAGGTTTAAATCATGATTAA
- a CDS encoding MAG0110 family membrane protein: protein MHNRIIFDRKDWRAYSRADEATKKLTNKLLSFSIMWLGVAILLVGLITFAILSIDSLFAIYLRLVRTITSRTTGILLFFVLLLGVNFGVSYYINKWALADNPPTIVLVLLFFVFVMANSILLPLIFAVQIALGQGSYIMIAVGGAGGLMALIGILGYFQVINFGRLLPLIFIGLFIELILLIVSYFVFSSFVDTLYSFVGITVTLGMIGYEFWSIRNQSSIILGNYNSHTEIKRVFLRLAIWNALSLYISFLRLVLHILKLLNRR from the coding sequence ATGCACAATAGAATTATTTTTGACCGCAAAGATTGACGTGCTTATAGCCGTGCAGACGAAGCTACAAAAAAACTAACAAATAAATTGTTGTCTTTTTCTATTATGTGATTAGGGGTTGCAATTTTACTTGTTGGCTTAATTACGTTTGCAATTTTATCAATAGACTCATTATTTGCAATTTATTTAAGATTAGTTAGAACTATTACATCAAGAACTACAGGGATTTTACTATTTTTTGTTTTACTTTTAGGAGTAAATTTTGGGGTGTCATATTATATAAATAAATGAGCATTAGCCGATAACCCGCCAACAATCGTTCTTGTTTTACTCTTTTTTGTTTTTGTAATGGCTAATTCTATCCTTCTTCCGTTAATTTTCGCTGTTCAAATAGCCTTAGGGCAAGGTAGCTATATAATGATAGCAGTTGGTGGTGCTGGTGGTTTAATGGCCTTAATTGGAATTTTAGGTTATTTCCAAGTTATCAATTTTGGTAGATTATTACCTTTAATTTTCATTGGTCTTTTTATTGAATTAATTCTTTTAATTGTTTCCTATTTTGTTTTTTCTTCATTTGTAGACACCTTATACTCATTTGTTGGTATTACAGTTACATTAGGAATGATCGGATATGAGTTTTGAAGTATCAGAAATCAATCATCAATAATTTTAGGCAATTACAATAGTCATACAGAAATTAAACGCGTTTTCTTAAGATTAGCAATCTGAAATGCACTTAGTTTATATATTTCTTTCCTTCGTTTAGTATTACACATATTAAAACTTTTGAATAGACGTTAA